The following proteins come from a genomic window of Alicyclobacillus dauci:
- a CDS encoding class I SAM-dependent methyltransferase: MNDRKCRFCQTPLYQTFVDLGLSPVSNAFVKPENVNQGNRFYPLHAFVCEQCLLVQLEQFESPEDIFSQDYVYFSSFSESWLKHAQTYVEMVIDRYNIGKSSKVVEIACNDGYLLQYFIDKNISVLGIEPASSVADEAQNKGIPVVRSFFGTELAKELVNRSPKADLLIGNNVLAHVPDINDFVRGLKFLLNERGVITMEFPHLLRLMQGNQFDTIYHEHFSYFSFLTVQTIFSRFGLSLFDVEELPTHGASLRIYAKHAEDESKPISAAVEKLLTLEYEEGLHRMETYQTFSDKVVKTKRQILDLLIRLKNEGKSIVGYGAPAKGNTLLNYCGVGRDFFDYVVDKSPHKQGMLLPGTLIPVYAPDHITETKPDIVVIMPWNIKEEIVQQMGYIDEWNGQFVVFIPEPRVLLS, translated from the coding sequence GTGAATGATAGGAAATGCCGATTTTGCCAGACACCACTTTATCAAACGTTTGTTGATTTGGGACTGTCCCCGGTATCTAATGCCTTTGTGAAACCTGAAAACGTAAATCAAGGAAATCGGTTTTACCCTCTCCATGCATTCGTCTGTGAGCAGTGCTTGCTTGTTCAATTAGAACAATTCGAATCACCGGAGGATATTTTTAGTCAAGACTATGTGTACTTTAGTTCCTTTTCAGAGAGCTGGCTAAAGCACGCGCAAACGTATGTTGAAATGGTAATAGACCGATATAACATTGGTAAGTCGTCAAAAGTTGTTGAGATTGCCTGTAACGATGGTTATCTTCTACAATATTTCATAGACAAGAATATATCTGTGCTAGGAATTGAACCTGCTTCAAGTGTTGCGGATGAAGCCCAGAACAAAGGAATACCTGTAGTAAGGTCTTTTTTTGGAACGGAGCTCGCTAAGGAACTGGTGAACCGCTCTCCCAAAGCAGACCTTCTCATTGGAAACAACGTTCTTGCTCACGTGCCGGACATTAATGATTTTGTACGAGGTCTGAAATTTTTGTTAAATGAACGTGGAGTTATTACAATGGAATTCCCTCATTTGCTCAGGCTAATGCAAGGAAATCAATTCGATACAATCTATCACGAGCATTTCTCCTATTTCTCCTTTTTGACGGTGCAGACCATCTTTTCCCGCTTCGGGCTTAGCCTATTTGATGTCGAGGAATTGCCGACCCACGGTGCGTCACTGCGCATCTATGCGAAACACGCGGAGGATGAGTCTAAACCAATTTCCGCCGCTGTAGAAAAATTGCTTACGCTGGAATACGAGGAAGGTCTACATCGTATGGAGACCTATCAGACTTTCTCAGATAAAGTTGTGAAGACGAAGAGACAAATTCTCGATCTCCTAATTCGCTTAAAAAACGAGGGTAAGTCCATTGTAGGTTACGGTGCTCCTGCAAAAGGGAATACCCTGTTAAATTACTGCGGTGTCGGTAGGGATTTTTTTGATTATGTTGTCGATAAAAGTCCGCATAAACAAGGGATGCTCCTTCCGGGAACGCTTATTCCAGTGTACGCACCAGACCACATTACAGAAACCAAGCCCGATATCGTAGTGATTATGCCGTGGAATATTAAGGAGGAAATAGTGCAACAAATGGGATACATTGACGAGTGGAATGGTCAATTTGTTGTATTTATTCCTGAGCCACGGGTATTGTTATCATGA
- the rfbC gene encoding dTDP-4-dehydrorhamnose 3,5-epimerase, which produces MKFIELKLAGSYLIELEPIHDERGFFARSWCVNEFEAHSLHTRLVQCNVSYNKKRSTLRGMHYQASPHQEAKLVRCTRGALYDVIVDLRPNSSTFQQWIGIELTADNHRSLYVPEGFAHGFQTLVDDTEVFYQMTEFYSPESARGLRWDDPVFGICWPIDNPILSDRDKGYGLWSGLL; this is translated from the coding sequence ATGAAATTTATAGAATTGAAGTTGGCGGGATCATATCTAATTGAATTGGAACCAATTCACGACGAACGTGGTTTTTTTGCTCGTTCATGGTGCGTGAACGAGTTTGAAGCGCATAGCTTACACACAAGGCTTGTTCAATGCAATGTTTCGTATAACAAAAAAAGAAGTACGCTACGCGGCATGCATTATCAGGCCAGTCCCCATCAGGAAGCTAAACTTGTTCGATGTACGAGGGGGGCCCTCTACGACGTAATCGTTGATCTGCGCCCGAATTCGTCGACTTTTCAACAGTGGATCGGAATAGAATTGACCGCTGACAACCATCGTTCCCTATACGTTCCTGAAGGATTCGCACACGGCTTTCAAACGCTTGTAGACGATACGGAAGTATTTTATCAAATGACAGAGTTCTACAGTCCAGAGAGTGCTCGAGGTTTGCGTTGGGATGATCCAGTATTCGGAATTTGTTGGCCGATTGACAACCCTATCCTGAGTGACCGAGATAAAGGCTACGGGTTATGGTCAGGTTTACTATAA
- a CDS encoding cephalosporin hydroxylase family protein produces the protein MNLHNAKLAIDVRNGLIELTQGNEVEEMSLSSPEGFRVLSDLWLRSGWDNKHVYSFTWMGRPIIQLPEDMIRMAELVYALKPSVIIETGIAHGGSLIYYASLLQNVGGGKVIGVDIEVRPHNKQAIDRHEMRPFLEIVEGDSVGEDTVKMVAELVESYKRDGSHVMVILDSCHTKDHVLRELIAYSRFVTKDSYIIAMDGIMKDVAGAPRTQEDWSWDNPVSAVHDFLQENSGRFQLIEPTFQFNEGNVKDRVTYAPNAILQRIK, from the coding sequence ATGAATTTACATAACGCCAAACTAGCAATTGATGTCAGGAACGGGCTCATCGAGCTCACCCAAGGTAATGAAGTAGAAGAAATGTCTCTTTCCTCACCTGAGGGCTTTAGGGTTCTGTCAGATCTTTGGCTTCGATCCGGTTGGGACAACAAACACGTTTATAGCTTTACGTGGATGGGGAGACCTATCATTCAACTTCCAGAAGATATGATCCGCATGGCGGAACTCGTTTATGCGCTCAAACCTAGTGTGATTATTGAAACTGGAATTGCACATGGCGGATCCCTTATTTACTATGCATCGCTTCTTCAAAACGTGGGCGGAGGTAAAGTGATCGGGGTGGATATCGAGGTTCGACCCCATAACAAGCAGGCGATTGATCGCCATGAAATGAGACCCTTTTTGGAGATTGTGGAAGGAGACTCTGTGGGTGAAGATACCGTCAAAATGGTCGCGGAGCTTGTTGAATCATACAAGCGAGACGGTTCCCATGTGATGGTGATACTCGACTCTTGTCATACAAAAGATCATGTTCTACGCGAGCTTATCGCGTATTCGAGGTTCGTTACGAAGGATTCCTACATTATTGCAATGGATGGAATCATGAAGGACGTCGCAGGTGCACCTCGAACCCAGGAAGATTGGTCTTGGGACAATCCGGTTTCAGCTGTTCATGACTTCTTACAAGAAAATTCCGGAAGGTTCCAGCTTATTGAGCCTACCTTTCAGTTTAATGAAGGAAACGTCAAGGACCGGGTAACCTATGCCCCAAACGCAATTCTCCAACGGATAAAATAA
- a CDS encoding acyltransferase produces the protein MNRFDESAIISPYSRIETSVRGNVVEIHHGAVIDDFVKIKFAGGSGDIIIGEGSYINSGCVLYSGGGITIGKHVLIAANCTLAPVNHEYNDKTKLIKDQGFKKSCGGIVIEDDVWIGAGCVLLDGTHIERGCVIGAASFVKGYFSAYGVFGGNPPEKRGERS, from the coding sequence ATGAATCGATTCGATGAGAGTGCTATCATTTCTCCCTATTCGCGAATCGAAACCTCGGTTCGCGGTAATGTTGTGGAAATTCACCATGGTGCTGTGATCGATGATTTCGTTAAGATCAAATTTGCCGGCGGGTCAGGCGACATCATAATCGGAGAAGGCAGCTATATCAACTCCGGGTGTGTACTATACTCAGGGGGGGGAATCACGATAGGGAAACATGTACTTATTGCGGCAAACTGTACACTTGCTCCTGTGAACCATGAGTATAACGACAAAACAAAACTCATCAAGGACCAGGGTTTTAAGAAAAGCTGCGGTGGAATCGTTATCGAGGACGATGTATGGATTGGCGCTGGATGTGTTCTTCTTGACGGCACCCATATCGAACGAGGATGTGTAATTGGAGCGGCGTCTTTTGTTAAGGGATATTTTTCTGCATATGGCGTGTTCGGAGGAAATCCGCCCGAGAAGAGAGGCGAACGTTCATAA
- a CDS encoding NAD-dependent epimerase/dehydratase family protein, with translation MIGGRGFVGSAIVHELINRGDNVWVPSRDDHSIFSQPLGDVIYAAGVTSDFRSRVLETGEAHICLLKTILEKATFRSLIYLSSTRVYGDGESYEEAPIQVNPLSLEHVYNLTKLTGEALCLHSGRPTKIVRLSNVIGEDEAAGHFFSMLLHEGQETGNIILRSSPQSEKDYIWIDDVVELVLSIMTRGKENIYNVASGKNISHAEVLEWIHKLTGALWSCDNTYKPVIYRNIDIEKIKNEFGFVPKNPFEAFFKRKTEGR, from the coding sequence GTGATTGGTGGAAGAGGCTTTGTCGGAAGCGCTATTGTTCATGAACTAATCAACCGGGGAGACAACGTGTGGGTTCCGAGTCGTGATGACCATTCTATTTTTTCACAGCCGTTAGGTGATGTGATTTACGCTGCTGGCGTTACAAGTGATTTCCGATCGCGGGTCCTTGAGACTGGCGAAGCGCACATATGCCTTCTGAAAACAATCTTAGAAAAAGCAACGTTTCGCTCGCTTATTTATTTGTCTTCAACGAGAGTTTACGGGGATGGCGAGAGTTACGAAGAAGCACCTATTCAGGTTAATCCCCTATCGCTTGAACATGTCTATAATCTCACAAAGCTTACGGGTGAGGCGCTTTGTCTCCACAGTGGAAGACCCACCAAAATAGTTCGCCTCTCCAACGTCATCGGCGAAGATGAGGCGGCTGGGCACTTCTTCTCTATGCTTCTTCATGAAGGACAAGAAACTGGGAACATTATTCTACGTTCTTCACCACAATCTGAAAAGGATTACATCTGGATTGATGATGTAGTGGAACTTGTTTTATCTATTATGACGCGAGGGAAAGAGAATATTTACAATGTTGCAAGCGGGAAAAACATATCGCATGCCGAGGTACTAGAATGGATTCATAAATTAACCGGGGCGTTATGGAGTTGCGATAACACGTACAAACCAGTTATTTACCGAAATATAGACATAGAAAAGATCAAAAATGAGTTTGGCTTTGTTCCCAAGAATCCGTTCGAAGCATTCTTCAAACGAAAAACAGAAGGCCGTTAA
- a CDS encoding glycosyltransferase produces the protein MKDEELVVRKMLESVVGVVDEIVIFDTGSTDSTFDVIESFSREHVGLVHLHKGEWTGDFASARNRSIELATGDWILILDADEYLDQHTKWGIRSFLEQTSADGVTVTIRSYLGHGSAALGNISINDACRIFRSHYRFKGIIHEQVAEGIVENGGEIVRGTAFVHHLGYLAEYRMFKQKVQRNTDLLEKEFRSIPRREKHHRWFSGTNLVTEYLTSGKIQQGIDEARLLIEEMKREKKKPDILNRLYRLYIECLFQNNRLQDALRANLEAIRYFPNFTDLYLKKATVETSLELYHSAIGSINECKLRGDVNGGTLDRMEGIGTYRADCQLGYCWFELGDDLSAREAFFNSFALNHSLATVLPMLMLLTDDAETFEAMQQVVDRQPNLQQDFALHYALRGEPAAITLIDSLTHTYGNTITLRQARFAAQIALGQEPSLPDSLIPDDYVRHGLWFFEQGDTGRATSMFKDGGQLGQYFLSGLDDDLNNWDLGPVVWILIMANAKRYLANVLPRASHRPNTMALLTHTRLAEVFTSEEALALSPQHRLDATWKIRQYILQGDFDAAKSMLETAVLPDKRYSVSGYILLAEMDRDNQVTWLQEALKHYPDSKLLKFLRSRILMTGASGVH, from the coding sequence GTGAAGGATGAGGAGCTTGTCGTTCGTAAAATGCTTGAGAGTGTTGTGGGTGTCGTCGATGAAATCGTCATCTTTGATACAGGCTCCACCGACTCAACCTTTGACGTCATTGAATCGTTCTCACGCGAGCACGTAGGTCTGGTACACCTTCATAAAGGTGAATGGACAGGCGATTTTGCTTCAGCGCGCAATAGATCAATTGAATTGGCCACAGGAGATTGGATCCTCATTCTTGATGCGGATGAGTATTTGGACCAACATACTAAATGGGGCATAAGGTCTTTCCTGGAACAGACTTCAGCGGATGGTGTTACTGTCACCATTCGGAGTTACCTAGGGCATGGCAGCGCAGCACTGGGAAACATTTCAATAAACGATGCCTGTCGCATTTTTCGCAGTCATTACCGCTTTAAGGGAATCATACATGAGCAGGTGGCTGAAGGAATTGTCGAAAATGGCGGAGAGATTGTCCGAGGAACTGCGTTTGTGCATCATCTGGGTTACTTAGCGGAATACCGGATGTTCAAACAAAAAGTTCAACGGAATACGGATTTACTCGAAAAGGAGTTTCGAAGCATCCCTCGACGTGAGAAACATCACAGATGGTTTTCGGGAACAAACCTAGTAACGGAATACCTTACTTCTGGTAAAATACAGCAGGGCATTGATGAAGCACGTCTACTAATTGAAGAAATGAAAAGGGAGAAGAAAAAACCCGATATACTTAACCGGCTTTATCGGTTATATATTGAGTGTCTTTTTCAGAATAACCGGTTGCAAGATGCATTGCGAGCGAACTTAGAGGCGATTCGTTATTTCCCTAATTTCACTGATCTTTACTTAAAAAAAGCCACGGTTGAAACATCCTTGGAATTATATCATAGTGCAATAGGTTCTATTAATGAGTGTAAACTACGTGGTGATGTCAACGGTGGTACACTTGATCGCATGGAGGGAATAGGTACATATCGTGCGGATTGTCAACTTGGATATTGTTGGTTTGAACTGGGTGACGATCTGTCGGCAAGAGAGGCATTTTTCAATTCCTTTGCTTTGAATCATTCTCTTGCTACAGTTCTCCCAATGCTCATGCTGTTAACGGATGACGCAGAAACCTTTGAAGCCATGCAACAAGTCGTTGATAGGCAGCCAAATCTTCAACAAGACTTTGCTTTGCACTATGCCCTGCGAGGAGAACCTGCTGCAATTACCCTGATAGATTCGCTTACACACACGTACGGAAACACTATAACCCTTCGGCAAGCACGCTTTGCCGCTCAAATTGCGTTGGGACAAGAACCTTCATTGCCAGATAGCCTCATCCCTGATGATTATGTTAGGCATGGACTTTGGTTCTTCGAACAAGGGGACACCGGAAGGGCAACCTCTATGTTTAAGGATGGAGGTCAACTCGGGCAATATTTTCTAAGTGGATTAGATGATGACCTTAATAATTGGGATTTGGGTCCTGTTGTGTGGATTCTTATTATGGCAAATGCCAAGCGTTATTTAGCAAACGTGTTACCAAGAGCATCACATCGACCAAATACGATGGCGTTACTGACCCACACAAGATTAGCAGAGGTATTTACATCAGAAGAAGCTCTCGCTTTGAGTCCGCAACACCGTCTCGACGCGACATGGAAAATTCGTCAGTATATATTACAAGGAGATTTTGACGCAGCAAAATCGATGCTTGAAACTGCAGTACTACCGGATAAAAGGTACTCGGTATCTGGGTACATACTCCTTGCGGAAATGGATCGAGACAACCAAGTAACTTGGCTACAGGAGGCATTAAAGCATTATCCAGATAGCAAACTTTTGAAGTTTCTACGTTCCCGCATTTTAATGACAGGTGCTAGTGGGGTTCATTGA
- a CDS encoding glycosyltransferase family 2 protein has translation MKLSLVMISKNSETTLGLSLDSARDFVDEIIVVDTGSSDHSISIAKDHGAMVYTYVWKNDFSDARNFALSKSSGDYNLILDSDEQVVNIDREKVTHYLKGINVIGKIKRINFYDEDGEKRIFKEYISRVIPAGLIFSGRVHEQVYSTLPRVRLPIEVNHFGYYKTDKTDRNINLIKTELTCHPDNGYLHYHITQEYTQRKDFQLALQHFEIADTLLGGNEPFYSNFIVDWLYALIECSRWTIALQIIQRERERLHDCSDFWFVYGMLCMSYAQINIEYFLEIKRAFLTCLSIGETLKYATVDGTGSYLAMYNLGVFHEALGEFNKAADWYRLSASLGYDRAEDRLKHMEQN, from the coding sequence TTGAAACTTTCACTGGTTATGATCTCCAAAAATAGTGAAACAACACTTGGGCTCTCTTTGGATAGCGCGAGAGATTTCGTTGATGAAATCATTGTTGTAGACACCGGTTCTTCAGATCACAGCATTTCGATCGCTAAAGACCATGGTGCAATGGTTTATACATACGTCTGGAAGAACGACTTTTCCGATGCACGTAACTTTGCGTTATCCAAAAGCAGTGGTGATTATAATCTAATTTTAGATTCCGATGAACAAGTAGTAAATATCGATCGGGAAAAAGTCACGCATTATCTAAAAGGAATCAATGTGATTGGCAAAATCAAGCGCATCAATTTCTACGATGAAGACGGAGAGAAAAGGATTTTTAAGGAATATATATCCCGCGTAATTCCAGCTGGCCTAATTTTTTCGGGACGTGTCCATGAACAGGTATACAGTACTTTACCTCGGGTTCGATTACCGATAGAAGTGAACCACTTTGGATATTACAAAACGGATAAAACGGATCGAAACATCAATTTAATAAAGACTGAATTAACGTGCCATCCCGATAACGGATACTTACATTATCATATTACGCAGGAGTACACACAGCGCAAAGACTTTCAGTTGGCATTACAACACTTTGAAATTGCAGATACTTTATTAGGCGGCAATGAGCCTTTCTATTCAAATTTTATCGTGGATTGGCTATACGCTTTGATTGAGTGCAGTAGGTGGACTATAGCCCTACAAATTATTCAACGAGAACGAGAGCGTCTACATGACTGCTCGGATTTTTGGTTTGTATATGGCATGCTGTGCATGTCATATGCGCAGATAAACATTGAATACTTTCTTGAAATTAAACGGGCGTTTTTGACTTGCTTGTCAATTGGTGAGACACTCAAGTACGCTACGGTCGATGGGACCGGGAGTTATCTTGCTATGTACAACCTGGGCGTATTCCATGAGGCACTTGGTGAGTTCAACAAGGCTGCGGATTGGTATAGGTTATCTGCTAGTTTGGGTTATGACCGTGCGGAAGACAGACTAAAACACATGGAACAAAATTGA
- the tnpA gene encoding IS66 family insertion sequence element accessory protein TnpA codes for MTKKELAELRETWRERVAAFRDSGLSGAAWCAEQGIKEHQLWYWVSRFREKSPKPSVSTDFLPVQVHESIANLPLLVRVGSVAIEVHPGYDAQLLRDLVETLTGSCCI; via the coding sequence ATGACCAAAAAAGAATTGGCAGAATTACGAGAAACGTGGCGTGAACGCGTAGCTGCATTCCGGGATAGCGGTCTGAGTGGCGCGGCGTGGTGCGCTGAGCAAGGCATAAAAGAACATCAATTGTGGTATTGGGTAAGTCGCTTTCGTGAAAAATCCCCGAAACCGTCCGTTTCGACTGACTTTCTACCCGTGCAGGTTCATGAGTCCATTGCCAATCTCCCTCTGCTCGTCCGGGTTGGCTCCGTTGCCATTGAAGTACACCCGGGATACGACGCCCAACTGTTGCGTGACCTGGTTGAGACACTCACGGGCTCATGCTGTATTTGA
- the tnpB gene encoding IS66 family insertion sequence element accessory protein TnpB (TnpB, as the term is used for proteins encoded by IS66 family insertion elements, is considered an accessory protein, since TnpC, encoded by a neighboring gene, is a DDE family transposase.), with translation MLNHIGTEQRVYLACGVTDMRKSIDGLAALVQTQFQLDPFSQCVFVFCNRQREKLKILYWQYNGFWLLYRRLERGRFEWPSSSQDKTLVISQRQLNWLLDGLSLNQQKAHPKVAAQKVV, from the coding sequence ATGCTGAACCATATCGGTACAGAACAGCGCGTCTATCTTGCGTGTGGTGTCACGGACATGCGGAAGAGTATCGATGGATTGGCGGCCTTGGTGCAAACGCAATTCCAGTTAGACCCGTTCTCCCAATGTGTCTTCGTTTTTTGCAATCGTCAGCGGGAAAAATTGAAGATTCTGTATTGGCAGTATAACGGATTCTGGTTATTGTATCGCCGGTTGGAACGAGGCCGATTTGAGTGGCCCAGCTCGTCTCAGGACAAGACGCTTGTCATTAGCCAACGCCAGTTGAATTGGTTGCTGGATGGATTGTCTCTCAACCAGCAGAAAGCTCATCCCAAGGTGGCGGCGCAAAAGGTCGTCTGA
- a CDS encoding transposase has product MYANHQDQQILPGDFFLPFGGRLSENNRWVQLSYLIPWRRVEQEYSKQFSKDPRGGRAVSVRMALGALIIQEREGFSDRHLVQHIIENPYLQYFLGLEAYQEEPPFDPSLLTYFRKRLGPDVINQVNEWRQAGLQEDQDGYDDEHKDEPPTSPGTDSNDSSQTESQPRTHQGKLILDATCAPADVAYPTDLSLLNTSREKLEDIIDTLHVPHKGDMKKPRDRRRQARRDYLRTAKNRKPGRAEIRKAIGRQLRYVVRNLRFIEQLVPQ; this is encoded by the coding sequence TTGTACGCGAATCATCAGGACCAACAGATACTTCCCGGAGACTTCTTTCTGCCGTTTGGTGGCCGACTCAGCGAAAACAATCGCTGGGTTCAGCTTTCCTATCTCATCCCGTGGCGACGTGTGGAACAGGAATACAGCAAGCAGTTCAGTAAGGACCCTCGAGGAGGACGCGCGGTGTCTGTCCGGATGGCACTTGGCGCGCTCATCATTCAGGAACGTGAAGGTTTTTCCGATCGACACTTGGTTCAGCACATCATAGAAAACCCGTACCTGCAGTACTTCCTTGGTCTTGAGGCGTATCAGGAAGAACCGCCTTTTGATCCTTCCCTGCTGACCTACTTCCGCAAACGCCTTGGTCCCGATGTCATCAACCAAGTGAACGAGTGGAGGCAAGCTGGATTGCAGGAGGACCAGGACGGGTACGACGATGAACACAAGGACGAACCGCCTACATCGCCCGGAACTGATAGCAATGATAGCTCACAAACGGAGTCTCAGCCGCGAACGCATCAAGGGAAGCTCATTCTGGATGCGACCTGCGCACCAGCAGATGTTGCGTATCCAACGGACCTGTCGCTGCTCAACACATCTCGCGAGAAGCTGGAGGATATCATCGACACGCTCCATGTGCCACATAAAGGGGACATGAAAAAGCCCAGAGACCGACGGCGTCAAGCACGTCGTGACTACCTGAGAACGGCGAAGAACCGCAAACCAGGTCGAGCAGAGATTCGTAAGGCAATCGGGCGGCAATTGCGCTATGTGGTGCGGAATTTGAGATTCATCGAACAACTCGTACCACAGTGA
- a CDS encoding transposase gives MKLHLRLVFLDHQVAPDKVILTPAKPADKTQMDALVVVEPDALNVFDRGYVDYRKFDAYCANKTKFVTRLKDNAVIHEVIEERTVPDDSPVTREALVRLGSYPNYVMKYTLRLIETTDSEGKRVVILTNDMAMDAEQICDVYRKRWQIELFF, from the coding sequence GTGAAATTGCACTTGCGTTTGGTGTTTCTAGACCACCAAGTCGCGCCGGACAAGGTGATTCTCACACCTGCCAAACCTGCAGACAAAACGCAGATGGATGCGTTGGTGGTCGTGGAGCCCGATGCGCTCAACGTCTTCGACCGTGGCTATGTGGATTACCGAAAGTTCGATGCGTACTGTGCAAACAAAACAAAGTTTGTCACGCGGCTCAAAGACAACGCGGTCATTCACGAAGTCATTGAGGAACGAACCGTGCCGGACGATTCACCAGTCACCAGAGAAGCCTTGGTGCGCTTGGGGAGTTACCCAAATTACGTTATGAAGTACACCCTGCGGTTGATTGAAACCACGGACAGTGAAGGCAAGCGCGTCGTGATTCTGACGAACGACATGGCGATGGATGCGGAGCAAATCTGCGACGTGTATCGAAAGCGTTGGCAAATCGAGTTGTTTTTTTAA
- a CDS encoding DUF4372 domain-containing protein, whose product MDKDTTKSVFAEYVLPLNVSSILQELDHLKLDRYVKKLGVIPFIRLIVFAQVNQIPSLTDISLELEANESLQKELALDSISASQLSRKLRETPSTFLDFVFRQCVEQITRQVGIKRANEKLRRINLVDSSTISMCLSQYPWAEFRRTKAV is encoded by the coding sequence ATGGACAAGGATACCACAAAATCTGTGTTTGCGGAATATGTTCTTCCGCTGAACGTCAGTTCCATATTGCAGGAATTAGATCATCTCAAGCTCGATCGGTACGTCAAGAAGCTCGGCGTTATTCCATTCATTAGGCTCATCGTCTTCGCCCAGGTCAACCAGATCCCGTCCCTGACGGATATCAGTTTAGAGCTGGAAGCCAATGAATCCCTTCAGAAGGAATTGGCGCTGGATTCTATTAGTGCCTCACAGTTATCCAGGAAGTTGCGGGAAACTCCTTCAACATTTTTGGATTTCGTTTTCCGTCAATGCGTTGAACAGATTACGCGTCAGGTCGGCATAAAGCGAGCGAATGAGAAGCTCAGACGGATTAACCTGGTTGACTCATCAACCATTTCAATGTGTCTCTCGCAGTATCCATGGGCAGAGTTTCGCAGGACCAAAGCGGTGTGA